A window of Halopelagius inordinatus genomic DNA:
TGTTCGACCACATGGACCACGCCGAGGGGAACGTCGGCATGACCGAGTGTCCGACCTGCTCGATGCAGATGGAACACGGCACCGGCTACGACATCGAGCACCCCCTCCAACTGATAGAAGACGCGCTCGTCTGAGGAACGATTCGCGCGGTTCGCGGCGTTTTTCGGCCTGTTCCTCGTCCCGCTCAGTCCTCTCTTCGCACCGACGGGCTGAGAACGTCCTCGTCGCTCGGCGACCGGGCGTCGAACGCCTCCACGAACGCGTCGAGTCGTTCCGGGTCGTCGGCGCCCGGCAGGGGGCGTTCGTCCGTGACGCACTCCGCGTCGACGCCGAGTCGGTCCGCGACGAAGTCGGACATCTGCTCGGCCATCTGTCTGTACGTGGTCAGTTTCCCGCCGACGATGCTCGCGAAGTTCTCGACTCCCCCCTCCGTGTGGTCCACGAGGAAGAACCCCCGCGAGATGCCGCGAGACCCCTCGCGACTCGCCTCGTCGGGCGCGTAGAGCGGTCTGACCCCCCACCACGTCCGGGCGACGTCGGCGTCCGCTACCGACGGGAGCATCTTCGAACACTCCTCGAACATCCGTTCTACCTCCGCGTCGTCCTCGGGGACGTCGTCGGGGTCGTCCACGTCGATACTCGTCGTCCCGAGAATCACCTGGTGGTCGTGCGGGACGATTATGTCGCCGTCCGCGGGGGGGCGACACCGGTTCAACACCGGTTCGAGGCCGTCGTAGTACACCGAGACCATCACGCCCTTGTTCGGTTGCATCTCGACGTCGATACCGGCCATCGCGGCGACTCCGCCCGCCCACGTCCCGGTCGCGTTCACGACGTAGTCGGCCTCGACGCTCTCTGCGCCGTCGAGTTCGACGTCGACGATTCGACCCTCTTCGACCGTCATCCCCTCGACCGGGGTGTGGGTGAGTACGGTCGCTCCGTTGTCGCGGGCGTCGGCCGCGTTGGCGGCGGCGAGGCGCGAGGGGTAGACGACGCCGTCCGGAACGGCCATCGCGCGGACGACGTTCGCAGAGAGGTCCGGAACGCGGCGTCGCGCCTCGTCACCGTCGAGAACCTCGGCGGGGATGTCGAGTTCTCGGCAGGCCTCGTACTTCTCGTCGAAGTACTCCGGGTCGTCGTCTTCGAGTTGGACGAACAGACCGCCGCTATCGCGGATGCACTCGCCCGCGATGCGCCGCAGGATGCGGTTCTCCTCGATGCACTCTTCGGCACCGACCGGGTCGGCCTCCGCGTACCGGGCACCGCTGTGAAGGAGACTGTGCGACCGACCGGACGTGCCCCCCGCGATTCCGCGTCGTTCGGTCAGCGTCACGTCGATACCGCGGAGTGCGAGGTCACGGGCGATTCCGGTTCCGGTTGCGCCGCCGCCGACGACGAGAACCTCAGTCGTGTGTGCCATCAGTAGACGTTAGGGAGTCGACGGTTTGGAACTGGCGGTGATCCATCAAATTCGAATAAAGTCAGATTATAGCGGTCTAGAGGCGATAGTGCTCGGAATTTCGTTCATATTGCTGAGGAAACATTTAATGGGTTACCTAGTGATTTGTTAGCACGTTCGGCGGCGGGTTCGACCCGTCACGGGACGGAGTTGGTGACACATGGCACAAGACACGTACATCGGGGCGGTCGATCAGGGAACGACGGGAACGAGATTCATGGTGTTCGACCACGGCGGGAAGGTGGTCGCAAACGCCTACCAGAAACACGAACAGATCTATCCGGAACCGGGATGGGTCGAACACGACCCAGAGGAGATCTGGGAGAGCACGAAAGACGTCGTAGAGGAGGCACTGCGGAACGCCGACTTGGGTGCAGACCAACTGGACGCCATCGGCATAACGAACCAACGCGAGACCACCCTCATCTGGGACCCAGAGAGCGGTCGTCCTCTCAACAACGCCATCGTCTGGCAGGACCGACGCACCACAGACCGCGTCGAAAAGCTCCAAGACGAGGGCAAAGAAGAGTGGGTCCGCGGGAAAACCGGCCTCGAACCCGACGCG
This region includes:
- a CDS encoding FAD-dependent oxidoreductase codes for the protein MAHTTEVLVVGGGATGTGIARDLALRGIDVTLTERRGIAGGTSGRSHSLLHSGARYAEADPVGAEECIEENRILRRIAGECIRDSGGLFVQLEDDDPEYFDEKYEACRELDIPAEVLDGDEARRRVPDLSANVVRAMAVPDGVVYPSRLAAANAADARDNGATVLTHTPVEGMTVEEGRIVDVELDGAESVEADYVVNATGTWAGGVAAMAGIDVEMQPNKGVMVSVYYDGLEPVLNRCRPPADGDIIVPHDHQVILGTTSIDVDDPDDVPEDDAEVERMFEECSKMLPSVADADVARTWWGVRPLYAPDEASREGSRGISRGFFLVDHTEGGVENFASIVGGKLTTYRQMAEQMSDFVADRLGVDAECVTDERPLPGADDPERLDAFVEAFDARSPSDEDVLSPSVRRED
- a CDS encoding FGGY family carbohydrate kinase, which gives rise to MAQDTYIGAVDQGTTGTRFMVFDHGGKVVANAYQKHEQIYPEPGWVEHDPEEIWESTKDVVEEALRNADLGADQLDAIGITNQRETTLIWDPESGRPLNNAIVWQDRRTTDRVEKLQDEGKEEWVRGKTGLEPDAYFSATKAEWLLDNTDQIKLQRMRPDDVRDRAEQGELMFGTIDSWLIYKLTGEHITDVTNASRT